In Planctomycetaceae bacterium, the sequence TGGAATCGTGCGGTCATGGAAGATTCTCCCTGCCGCGGCGGTTAAGCCTAATTGAACGCAGTGGCGCGTTTTACCGATAATCTCAAGGGTCTTGGCTTTTCCGGCGGCCCGGCGGGGGCAGGGCGGCTCAAGCGGATCGTGTTGTTTTGCCCCATGCGGGGACGCTATTGTAGGGTCTGTGCGGTGACGGTCGGGGGTGCGACGGCCACAGGCCCGAGAATCTGTGCCACCGATTTTTTGGAGCTACGGCATGTGCGGAATCGTCGGCTATATCGGTAAGAAACAGGCGCGGAACATCCTCATCGAGGGGCTCAAGCGCCTGGAGTACCGCGGGTACGATTCCGCCGGCGTGTGTATCTGCACCGATGGGCGGCTCGTCATCCACAAGAAGCCCGGGCGCGTCGCCGGCGTGCAGCAGATGGTCGAGAGTGACGCGGCGCTGGCGGGCGGCACGATGGGCATCGCCCACACGCGCTGGGCCACGCACGGGGCGCCCAACGAGGTCAACGCCCACCCGCACACCGACGACAGCGGCAAGATCGCCCTGGTGCATAACGGGATCATCGAGAACTACTCGACCCTCAAGCAGTTCCTGGTCTCCAAGGGCCACGTCTTCAAGAGCGACACCGACACCGAAGTCCTCGTGCAGCTCATCGGCGAGTTCGTCAGCCACGGCAACGGAACGCACACGCTCGAGGCGGCCGTCCAGGCGGCCCTGCGCGAAGTCACGGGCACGTACGGCGTGGCGGTCGTCAGCAGCGACGACCCCGACAAGATGATCGTCGCCCGCAAGGGCAGCCCGCTGATCATCGGCGTGGGCACCGACGAATACGTGGTGGCCTCCGACGCCGCGGCGATTCTCGAACACACCGCCAACGTGATCTATCTCGACGACGGCGAGATGGCCGTCCTCGACCGCCGCGGACTGCGGACGATGACCATCGACAATGTCATCGTCTCCAAGCAGATCGAGCAGGTCGAGGGCTCGCTCGAACAGATCGAGAAGGGCGGCTATGATTACTTCATGCTCAAGGAAATTTTCGAGCAGCCCCAGACCATCGCGATGAGCCTGTCCGGCCGCCTGGACATGCGCGAGCACGTCATCCGCCTGGGCGGCCTCTCCGGCGTCTGCCGCGACCTGGCCAAGACGCGCAAGATCATCATCACTGCCTGCGGGTCGGCGTGGCACGCCGGGCTCGTCGGCGAGTTCATGTTCGAGGACCTCGCTCGCATTCCCACCGAGGTCGAGTACGCCAGCGAGTTCCGCTATCGCAACCCCATCATCGACGACGGCACGCTCGTCATCGCCATCAGCCAGTCCGGCGAAACCGCCGACACCCTGGCCGCCCTCCGCGAGGCGCAGGAAAAAGGCGCCATGGCCCTGGGCATCGTCAACGCCGTCGGCTCGACCATCGCCCGCCAGACCGACGCCGGAGTCTATCTCCACGCCGGACCGGAGATCGGCGTCGCCGCCACCAAGAGCTTCACCTGCCAGTTGGCCGTCCAGGCGATGATCGCCCTGACGCTGGCTCGGCGGCGGTACATGTCGCAGTTCGAGATGCAGCGGTACATGACCGAACTGGCGGCCATCCCCGAGAAGATCAAGACCGTCCTGGGTCAGTCCGACCACATCAAGGACATCGCCGAGAAGCACTGCAAGCGGGAGAACTGGCTGTTCCTGGGGCGCGGGTACCAGTACCCCGTCGCCCTGGAAGGGGCGCTCAAGCTCAAGGAAATCAGTTACATCCACGCCGAGGGCCTGCCCGCCGCCGAGATGAAGCACGGGCCTATCGCCTTGATCACCGACGGCATGCCGGTGGTGTTCGTGGCCCCGCGGTGCGGCACGTACGACAAGATCATCTCGAACATCGAAGAGGTCCGCGCCCGCAAGGGCTGCGTGATCGCCATTGCCACTGAGGGCGACGAACTCGTCGCCAAGCACTCCGACCACGTGATCTACGTCCCCGACGCCCCAGCCCCGCTCCAGCCGCTGCTGACGGTCGTGCCGCTGCAACTGCTGGCGTACCACGCCGCCGTCGCCCGCGGCTGCAACGTCGACAAGCCCCGCAACCTGGCCAAGAGCGTTACAGTGGAATAACAGGACGGGTTGTACCGCAATTGCACTTACCTTGCACTTTGTTGTACTTTTCACAGCGATTTGCGGGAAGGCATAGGGCTTAGGCCAGATATTTCACCGCGGAGATCGCAGAGACCGCAGAGGTGTCTTGAATTAAAAGACTTACAGAAACTTTACGGAGTGGGCCTCATGGACAGTCTGTTTTTTCAGATTAGCGCCGCTTACGACGTGAGATGGTCTTGTTTTGAGCCAATTTCTTCTCTGCGTACTTTGCGATCTCTGCGGTTCATGCAGTTTTCGGACTAACCGCTTGTTGTCCTTCCTTGCACT encodes:
- the glmS gene encoding glutamine--fructose-6-phosphate transaminase (isomerizing), which codes for MCGIVGYIGKKQARNILIEGLKRLEYRGYDSAGVCICTDGRLVIHKKPGRVAGVQQMVESDAALAGGTMGIAHTRWATHGAPNEVNAHPHTDDSGKIALVHNGIIENYSTLKQFLVSKGHVFKSDTDTEVLVQLIGEFVSHGNGTHTLEAAVQAALREVTGTYGVAVVSSDDPDKMIVARKGSPLIIGVGTDEYVVASDAAAILEHTANVIYLDDGEMAVLDRRGLRTMTIDNVIVSKQIEQVEGSLEQIEKGGYDYFMLKEIFEQPQTIAMSLSGRLDMREHVIRLGGLSGVCRDLAKTRKIIITACGSAWHAGLVGEFMFEDLARIPTEVEYASEFRYRNPIIDDGTLVIAISQSGETADTLAALREAQEKGAMALGIVNAVGSTIARQTDAGVYLHAGPEIGVAATKSFTCQLAVQAMIALTLARRRYMSQFEMQRYMTELAAIPEKIKTVLGQSDHIKDIAEKHCKRENWLFLGRGYQYPVALEGALKLKEISYIHAEGLPAAEMKHGPIALITDGMPVVFVAPRCGTYDKIISNIEEVRARKGCVIAIATEGDELVAKHSDHVIYVPDAPAPLQPLLTVVPLQLLAYHAAVARGCNVDKPRNLAKSVTVE